Within Ipomoea triloba cultivar NCNSP0323 chromosome 9, ASM357664v1, the genomic segment gatttatgattaattgcataaagggattgaatattttgcctagggtttatgttgatttggggatttctttgcactagttattggtttgtggccagaatgaattgctagtctaggagatgGATttattacaacgaaagttggatggagatctcgagccttaccaatttcaacctaattttcctgctatgaaagtagaggtaattttgggggcttacaatgcttaggagcttaaggttataattgatgtgggggcttacaatgcttaggagcttaaggttataattgatgcatcacgataCAATGCTtaggagcttaaggttataattgatgcatcacgacacaATGCTtaggagcttaaggttataattgatgcatcacgacagtgggcttaggagcttaaggttataattgatgcatcacgacagtggagCAATTGCAGCCTAATTcacttattgattacgaaagtagcggagttgaattcttttgtgcattgcccataaatcccttggttaattattctttccctaatcctgagcttgttagaacatcaaggttacaatccccctaatctggcccatacctttatcatatagttttcaccttaattaattgctttcttttattccacatcattcagtctgtgtttcttggattctataaattcatatactctagtgcctggtaattcacacagtttcgtgccataacaccaatgcTCAACGGAatgacattacaccctttttacactcatcatttgtgctcatcactcCACCTATCTCACACTTGTTCTTTGCTGACGATAGTTTGTTGTTCTTTAAAGCGTATGCACATGAAGCCGGAGTGGTCAAAGAATGCCTGAACAAGTATGAGGACATGTCTGGGCAAGCGGTAAACTACCTTAAGTCCAGTGTTTGTTTCAGCAGAAACACCACAGAGGAGCATAGGGAGGAGGTTGTTCAGATTCTTGGTGTAACTCAGGCCCCAAACTTTCTTGGACTTCCTGCTTTTGTTGGAAAGAATAGAAGGGCAGCTTTTTCTTATATAGAGGATAAAATCAAGCAGAGTATGGGCTCTTGGAATAAGAAACTTCTATCTTAGGCTGGGAAAGAAGTATTGTTGAAAATTGTGGCTCAGGTAATGCCCACCTTTTCAATGAGCATTTTCCTACTACCGGAGTCAGTGTGCAAGTCAATTGAAAGATCTATGAACAGTTACTGGTGGGATTCCGGTAATGATAGAAGGATTCATTGGAAGGCCTGGGACAGATTATGCGTGCCCAGAAAGTATGGTGGTCTAGGTTTTAAGGACCTTAAGGCTTTTAATTTGGCAATGTTGGGGAAGCATGCCTGGAGGTTTCTCACTAGACCTCAATCCTTGGCTGCGAGAGTTTTCAAGGCGAGATATTTTCCTACCTCTTCTTTTATTGATTCTTCTATAAGTTTTGTCCTAGCTTCTGCTGGAGAAGTATTATGGCTGCACATGGTCTAATTTGTGAGGGGGCGAGACGGAGGGTTGGGGATGGTAAAACTACTTTGATATGGGGGCATCCCTAGCTGCCTGATGATCCAACCCCTATGATCCAAACTCCAATGCCTGCCTACTTGAATGGTTCTCTGGTTTCTGGTTTAATTGATGAACAAACAAACTCCTGGGATTTGTCTATCTTAACAGACATCTTCCTCCCTGCTGATGTGTTGCGCATTTTGAAGTTACCTGTCTCGCCCGCTTACGAGGATTCCTGGTTCTGGCATGGGGACCCGAGAGGCTGTTATACTGTACGAAACGGCTATAGACGCATTCTTGGGGAATTGGACTACTCTTCAAATGGTTTTGCTCATTGGAATTTCCTTTGGAGACTTAAAGTGCCccctaagtggaaaatttttctCTGGAGAGCCCTTAACGATATCCTACCTGTGACCACCAATTTACTCTTAAAGAGGGTAGAGGTGGATCCTACATGCCCGATGTGTGGTTTATTTCATGAGAGTGTCATGCATGCACTAGTGTTGTGTGAGTTCTCAACAATTGTGTGGAATGGGACTGCTTTGCATGTTTCTAACGTGACTGGAGAcaattttgttgtttggttCTCGAACCTGGTGTTGAGTATGACTGAAGATAACATTCATTTAATTGTGGCAATTCTCTATTTCATTTGGCTTGCGCGCAACTCAACTGTTTGGGAGGGCAGCCTTCCTCGGCCGAGATCGGTGGTCACAAAGGCGGCCTCATCTTTGCAGGCGTGGCGGAATGTTCATCCAGGAGTTGCTGCTGCACTGCCAGGTGGAGTAAACACAGTCCAGGTGGCACCTCCGCACACTACAGCACCGCTGCTCCAGTGTTACTTCGACGCAGGCCACCGTGTGCATCCCCAGGAGTCGACGTTCGCAGTAGTTTTATTAGACCCAGATGGGCATTTTCTTGCAGCCTGCGCAGGGCGTCTACCGGCTTGTTTCTCGCCATTAATGGCGGAATCTATGGCCTGTAAAGAGGTGTTATCATGGCTTAGACAGCGGGGTGTCTCAGAGGTTGCATTGTTCACGGATTGCGCCCAACTTCAAAGTGCCTTGTCCACGAATCGGCCTACGTTCCTGTCACACGTGGGTTTTGCTATTGATGCTTGCAGGTTTAGTTTGCATTCTTTTATTATAGGTTCGATTTCTTATGTGCCTAGGGCACAAAATATTGCTGCTCATACTCTTGCTTCTACAGCTTTCACACTTGCAAACACTATGTACTGGGATTCTATCCCTCCTGACTCTGTTTCTGCGCTTTTGCATTAATATACGTGGTtgctttgctttcaaaaaaaaaagcactctaattgattattttctttcaaattgtCCGCTAATAATTAAACCACCAATTACTTCACTCTTTTTAATTTATGCGTATCATTGATGATCCGAAAGCACTTACGTATGCTCTCATTAAGGCTTCAATTGAGGAGATGGTTCGGAAGATGGAGAAATTCATCAAAGAGAGCACTAAGATTAGGAATGAAATTTTGAATCTTCACAAATCTAAGAGAATGATGGTGCGGAGCTTGTCAAAACCCACTTTCAAAAATGGAGAAACAAGGAAGGGTACATCAAAAGAAGAAATTGACATCTTGTTGGGAAAATTGTCAAAACTCGTGGTATTCCAACTCTTAAGAgtgaaaagtgaaatttttaatactatagAGTGCACTTTTTAATACTATCGACTGCACTTTTTAATAATACAATGTTCATTTTTGAATAATTCTGAGAAGTGCATTGTATAATGTTAAAAGTTGCACCATAATGTTgatgaaaattacaaaaatgactgcatttttttttaaattttattataaccGTGCAATATTTTCATAtgtaatacacacacacacacacacacacacacatacatatatatatatatataggtcgaGTCCCACTCATGTGCGAACTAGGCTCTCCATGCGAACCTACGAACTAAAAGAATGTACAACAATTACTACACGAATGCACCACACACATTCACACACATGCCCTCCAGGCCTATTGGGAGTAGTTGTTATGCATTCATATAATACTTACAGCGCATTCCTTCATAAGTTTGCAGGTTCGCATGAAAGACTGGTTTTTATTAATTAGCGATCATAATAGAACCACACACCCCATGAGTACATGAGAATCAATATGGTGCATTAACAAAACAGATCTACGAATGATATAACGTGTGTGCATATAGAGCATGTGCGTGTGTGCATATCCTATTTTTACACACAACACATGCTAATTGCTAAATATGCACACACGACTAATTGGCCTTTGTGGTCTTTCAATGACgaaagaatcacctcatttggacattaTTAGGCTGGGATATGGTCCAATAACCGAACAATTGTCGAAATGAGCGAAAATTACAATACCAATCTTAGGCTTCCTTAGGAGTGTTTCATCCATCTACATAGCTTCATATTTGGCCTTCATTTGACTCCTATGCCcatcaaaatgcataaaaatgctcatctttgcttccaatgctttccaactcatactccttgcaaaataacacaaataaacaCTAATTTTCATGAAACTTGGAATGATTTAGCAAACAAAATGATCTAATAAAAGGGTTGGGGGGAGGGGAATATGGACAAATAAACACTacttatcaactcccccacacttaaacctttgcTTGTTCTCAAGCAAAGACAAGAAATAAATTACCAATCAAGCAATGAAATTGATCTAACTCCCACTTTGCACAACCTATCAAAGCACAATCCAACTTGCTACAACATAACTtgtttcaagaaattactctcatTGAAGCCTCACATCCCGTACATATAatgtttgtcttttttttttatttttttatttttttaattatttttttaaactgttGATAATGAAACCTCACTTTGCTTATCAAGATTCTTAGATTTTCTTTTTATGTCTTCATCGGGTTTACTCTTCCACTATCCCGTAATTTTGAaacaagttttttttgtttcttttcattctttgttttttttttttcttctcttggTCAAGTTTAATTTTTGCTTGCGCACACACTTTCTTCCTAGTAGATGACTAATTGGAATACTGTGATATGATGATGAATAtctttaattacaatatataattgataGCAAAAAACTGTAAATACTTGGGattaaaattttcaccaaaactatAGAACTGAAACActtcatacaaaaaaaaaaaaaaattatacaaatcaGATGGAACAAAACCTAATTTGAGGACGACAAGATTTGAAGCAAGCTAAGATGCTCATGTGCCTGTCTTTGAATGCCTTAGCTTACCATACAGAAGTTTCCCATGCATCATTCATACCTTGTAATCAACTGTCACCATGATAGCAGGTAAAAGTCACCAACTTTTGCATATAATGAAAGCACTCTGGACATTTCTCTTTTGTTGGGATTTCTTTCAAGGTGATTGGGTATTCAAAAGCACAACAAGAATGGCTATTCGATAAACAAGTATTGACCTTATTGTAGTAGTCTTTGAATGCTTGGTCAAAGCTTTTAAGGGCCATATTTTCCTTCCAACTCTCATACTCATTAATGACCCTCAACATTTTAGCTCCATGTCCACATACGACCACTTTTTGCCCTTTGCTTAACAATGCCCATTCTTTCATTGTTTTACCCTTACATTCATAGCCCAACAACTTTTTGAACCCTTTTGCAATTTCATCGTCACACTCATCACCATGACAATTAGTTGCATTTAAGTAATTGATTCGTGACAATAATGCACTTTGAAGCCTTGTCCAAAACCTCCAAGCATCATCGGGACTTTCTAATAAATCGCTCATGTTTTCTTCATCAATGCTTGCTCTtactttctcattttttccaaCATAAATCAAGTGTATGTTTGACTGGGTTTTGAAGCTTACTTCATGTACTTTGGAAGTGAATTCTCTAACCCATTTAATGTCATTTCCtccatataagaaaatataactTTCATCTCTAATCtgatgaaaaagaaataaatgaaaaaagaaaacattacaaaaatgattgttacatattaaattaaagttaaacaagaaaaaacatATTAAACAATATTGTATTATCATAAGCAATGGAATTATAATCAAtttgttatattaaatttctttgaaaatttttgcAGAGTTCATTTTTATGATGTTTGAAACAATATAGGATGTCTTGTAGGCATACCCAATTCGTTAGGCCGCTATCAATCTCGCCCACCACAAGGCCAAGACTCCAATCTTTCTCTTTTTTCCATAGAGCGTTTTCTCTTTCACTTGTGTACCTATTTGAGTGCTCTCTCTGATTTTCAATGAAAACatagtaaataattaatgttaCGAAATGACACAAtttagaaaaaagaaatgaattttAGAAGAAATGTTAGTATTTGTATgcattattttcaattttaaattctaCGGTTAAAAATGTTTGTAATGTGATGAAGAGTTGGAGACATATAATTACAGCGAAAGAGAGTATAAGAGAAACATACCATACCAGCTTATTTATCctattattaatttgatttgCCCAACCATCTATCTTATCATCAATTTCATATGCCAAATGTCTAATTTGTTCGCCAATGTCAAATATCAAACTATCAAGACCTTGTGACCTTTCTTTCATCTCCTTTTCGATGAAAGGGATTATATTGTTTCGTGCCTCAACTCTCAATTTCTTATCTTCAATATAATCAGGACTCCATATTTGAATCATGTGCATTGCGTTTGTATGAACGATCCTTCCTTGTTGGTCTAGTGAAACGAGGATAGGCTCCTCTCCAATCTGAAAGTGAGGAAGGAGATTCTCTTTCACAAATCTAGTAAAGCTTCGTGCAATCCTTTTATGTGGATCATCCATTACTTCAAACAACATTTTATCTTGAAATTCTTCATATTGCTCAATCGACCATGCTGCATGATCATCCAGAATTGGAATCCAAACTATATATGGAGTTGAAAATGTATTATTGTAAAAGGCATTGAGAAACTGAATCTTCTCATTAGAGATGTCAAGGCCTGATGTCAGTAGTAGAGCCACTTTTTTATCCTCACCAAAAAACTTTAATCCAATTTTCtgaccctaaaaaaaaaattttaaaccaaaataaatattagacGAATATAAAATctcaactttcaaattaaacATATGAATTTCACAGATCTGTTATACCGAGTGCGCAGTTGTCTGCACCATAAACTTACAcatacattttatatttattttaaatacggagtaatataaataaagtcagagaaaaacaacaaattattttttcttgccaaataaaattttgaaaagatcATATCGATATCTATTTAAGGTAGTGGATGATAAGATGATGCAACAACAGtgaaaagtgaaatttgtttTATTGACTTTTAAAGTTATAACAACAGGAAATGAACATCATTGTTCAATGTTTGTAATCTTACCCCGTCCGCATGCGTAGAAAGCGAAATCTCATTATCATCAATGACATTTAATATTAACTTTAACACTTTCAATTTATCTGTAGAATTGTTAAATAAAGCATGTTGTAATGCTTGATAAGATTCTTCTGATCTCTTCGCttctatgtaaaaaaaaaaaaaaattaaatacattagTTTGGTCACATggtatataaatattatgtactcATTCCAAGCGAAAATTATGTGTGATATGAAACAAACCTAGTGCAAGGGAACAACTGGTGAGTATATCCTTGATTTTGGTAGTTATAATGTTGAGTTCACTTTcaaacctgaaaaattaataatcacgcttaaatatgaaataattaCACACTAAGTAATTATGTTgttgtattaattattattgaggataatacaatacaaaataataattttatattttttactaataattcaattgtatagtattaatataattgagaAGATAATACTTAATATgtcaatatttaataataaatgaacTACATTTATTAGTTGAGAAGAATTGTGCAATACCACCataaaatatcataatttaAATCTTACTTGATGTTTGTCATAGGAGGACAAGCACAATAGGCCACAGTACAAGCAATGCTTCTACCAACCCAATAGCTAGCAAATGGTAATACCGAAATGATTGATTGAGGCAAATAATATGATGACAATTGATTGATCTCAACAATGCATTTGGTGAGATCCATGGCACACTTTATCAAATTATCAATTGGGTTTGGATCTTTAGATGCTGTTGGATTTGCGCTTTGTGTGACGATTACCAATTGCTTTGTCAACTCTTTCCTATAGCGTTG encodes:
- the LOC116029042 gene encoding protein SIEVE ELEMENT OCCLUSION B-like, coding for MANFHIDENSMMDLVCATHNPDGTNINSNVVLTAIEKILNSEKAADKETSEEMLEELDLNFKECSLKIQHLCFELTSKSSSIIDRHLITICLLSTLSAYSWEAKMVLMLAAFSISYGKLNIFSRQRYRKELTKQLVIVTQSANPTASKDPNPIDNLIKCAMDLTKCIVEINQLSSYYLPQSIISVLPFASYWVGRSIACTVAYCACPPMTNIKFESELNIITTKIKDILTSCSLALEAKRSEESYQALQHALFNNSTDKLKVLKLILNVIDDNEISLSTHADGGQKIGLKFFGEDKKVALLLTSGLDISNEKIQFLNAFYNNTFSTPYIVWIPILDDHAAWSIEQYEEFQDKMLFEVMDDPHKRIARSFTRFVKENLLPHFQIGEEPILVSLDQQGRIVHTNAMHMIQIWSPDYIEDKKLRVEARNNIIPFIEKEMKERSQGLDSLIFDIGEQIRHLAYEIDDKIDGWANQINNRINKLREHSNRYTSERENALWKKEKDWSLGLVVGEIDSGLTNWIRDESYIFLYGGNDIKWVREFTSKVHEVSFKTQSNIHLIYVGKNEKVRASIDEENMSDLLESPDDAWRFWTRLQSALLSRINYLNATNCHGDECDDEIAKGFKKLLGYECKGKTMKEWALLSKGQKVVVCGHGAKMLRVINEYESWKENMALKSFDQAFKDYYNKVNTCLSNSHSCCAFEYPITLKEIPTKEKCPECFHYMQKLVTFTCYHGDS